The following proteins are co-located in the Phytoactinopolyspora mesophila genome:
- a CDS encoding Rid family hydrolase, with amino-acid sequence MIERRHIQSLDGARKAQVVATDELIFFSGIHPDSTDGDVKEQTRSALARLDTLLGELGENQASVLMIHVWLKDMRYFGAMNAAWNEWADPDNPPARTCVSGELYRPDLLVEFVVTACRTSRGNS; translated from the coding sequence GTGATCGAGAGACGACATATCCAGAGCCTGGATGGTGCCCGCAAGGCTCAGGTCGTGGCTACCGATGAGCTGATCTTCTTCTCCGGTATCCACCCCGATTCCACCGACGGCGACGTCAAGGAGCAGACCCGCTCGGCGTTGGCGCGACTCGATACGCTGCTGGGCGAGTTGGGCGAGAACCAGGCGTCGGTCCTGATGATCCACGTGTGGTTGAAAGACATGCGCTACTTCGGTGCCATGAACGCAGCCTGGAATGAGTGGGCCGATCCCGACAATCCGCCGGCTCGCACCTGTGTGTCCGGTGAGTTGTACCGGCCCGACCTGCTGGTCGAGTTCGTCGTCACCGCGTGCCGTACCAGCCGGGGCAATTCGTGA
- a CDS encoding cupin domain-containing protein — protein MTATTLNIDDALATFDELWSPRILTHVNDWDVRLAKVKGEYVWHAHADTDELFIVLDGVLDIYLRGADGSERSVRLGRHDVFVVPKGTEHRPVSENGATMMLFEPSGTLTTGDYAGDVPEHIISTTGTPMI, from the coding sequence ATGACCGCTACGACGCTGAACATCGACGACGCACTGGCAACGTTCGACGAGTTGTGGAGTCCGCGGATTCTCACCCACGTCAACGATTGGGACGTCCGCCTGGCCAAAGTCAAGGGCGAGTACGTCTGGCACGCACACGCTGATACCGATGAACTGTTCATCGTGCTGGACGGTGTGCTCGACATCTACCTCCGCGGCGCCGATGGATCCGAGCGCAGCGTACGTCTCGGCCGGCACGACGTCTTCGTCGTACCGAAGGGCACGGAACACCGCCCGGTGTCGGAGAACGGCGCGACGATGATGCTGTTCGAGCCGTCGGGGACCCTGACAACAGGCGACTACGCGGGCGATGTGCCGGAGCATATCATCTCGACGACTGGCACGCCGATGATCTGA
- a CDS encoding class I SAM-dependent methyltransferase, which yields MTRPTRWVTDTKEGHSQWYIDRFRRMAAQGEDLVGEARLVDAMVARQARILDAGCGTGRLSGDLHARGHTVVGVDADPELIEAAEKDHPGPSYVVADLAELDLGMIGETKQFDAVLLAGNVMVFLAPGTETEVLRRIKAAVTAEGFVVAGFHVNRELALADFDQYVADAGLRIEHRFATWDLKAWHSDADFAVTVLRHVNPA from the coding sequence ATGACACGGCCGACGCGTTGGGTGACCGACACCAAAGAGGGCCACTCGCAGTGGTATATCGACCGCTTCCGCCGGATGGCGGCGCAGGGAGAGGATCTTGTGGGTGAGGCTCGGCTGGTCGACGCCATGGTCGCCCGGCAGGCGCGGATCCTCGACGCCGGCTGTGGCACCGGGCGGCTTTCGGGTGATCTGCATGCGCGCGGGCACACTGTCGTCGGGGTTGACGCGGATCCGGAGCTGATCGAGGCAGCGGAGAAGGACCATCCGGGCCCGTCGTACGTCGTGGCCGATCTGGCCGAGCTGGACCTTGGCATGATCGGCGAGACAAAGCAGTTCGATGCCGTGTTGCTCGCCGGGAACGTGATGGTGTTCCTCGCGCCTGGAACAGAGACCGAAGTACTGCGGCGGATCAAAGCGGCTGTCACGGCGGAAGGTTTCGTGGTCGCCGGATTCCACGTCAATCGGGAGCTGGCGCTGGCTGACTTCGACCAATATGTGGCCGACGCCGGGCTGCGCATCGAGCACCGGTTCGCCACGTGGGACCTGAAGGCGTGGCACTCCGACGCTGATTTCGCCGTCACGGTTCTGCGGCACGTCAACCCGGCTTGA
- a CDS encoding GNAT family N-acetyltransferase translates to MNQPADIVIRPARVEDIPVLLAFWAEAGENHGRPVDNAPVVEALLSRDPDALIVAELGEIIVGTVIAGWDGWRAHLYRLAVAPDHRGRGIARLLLEDAERRLRSLGAIRFDAMVLATNSAGASAWAAMDYHPQEEWVRWVKRATTEASSD, encoded by the coding sequence ATGAACCAGCCGGCGGATATCGTGATTCGGCCCGCGCGGGTGGAAGACATCCCCGTCCTCCTGGCATTTTGGGCCGAAGCGGGGGAGAACCACGGGAGGCCTGTCGACAACGCACCTGTTGTCGAAGCATTGCTGTCACGAGATCCCGATGCGCTGATCGTCGCGGAACTCGGCGAGATCATCGTGGGGACGGTGATCGCCGGATGGGACGGATGGAGGGCCCATCTCTACCGGCTGGCCGTGGCTCCCGATCATCGGGGCAGAGGCATCGCCAGACTGCTTCTCGAGGATGCAGAGCGGCGACTGCGCTCGCTGGGTGCGATCCGGTTCGACGCGATGGTCCTGGCTACGAACTCTGCCGGGGCCAGCGCCTGGGCGGCGATGGACTACCATCCGCAGGAGGAGTGGGTCCGCTGGGTCAAGCGTGCCACAACAGAGGCGAGCTCTGATTAG
- a CDS encoding GlxA family transcriptional regulator: MSQESSQGTLHRIGALVDEGSNPFEIACMTEVFGIHRPEAGGLLYDFQLCARQQRVPMRQDFFTMTELAGLRVLDQADTVIVPNRPDTSSPRHPEVLAAITRAHERGARLVGMCSGAFTLAEAGVLAGRRATVHWKWADEFRLRFPDVVLDENVLFIDDGDILTSAGSAAALDLALHIVRTDHGTDIATAVARRLVFAAHRPGGQRQFIERPIPRDTGSALSAALDWAERHATESIGVGDIARRAAMSPATLHRRFRAEIGRTPLEWLSALRLAHARRLLETTALSVEQIAHASGLGTSANLRTHLTAETGLSPTTYRRQFHSSGRASNSSVQEARV, encoded by the coding sequence ATGTCGCAAGAATCCTCTCAAGGCACGCTCCATCGAATCGGAGCACTGGTCGACGAGGGTTCAAACCCGTTCGAGATCGCCTGCATGACGGAGGTGTTCGGCATCCACCGCCCGGAAGCCGGCGGACTGCTGTACGACTTTCAGTTGTGTGCCCGTCAGCAGCGGGTGCCGATGCGCCAGGATTTCTTCACGATGACCGAACTCGCCGGCCTCCGTGTCCTCGACCAGGCGGACACCGTGATCGTGCCGAACCGTCCCGACACCTCCAGCCCGCGGCACCCGGAGGTGCTGGCCGCGATCACCCGGGCCCACGAACGCGGCGCACGCCTGGTTGGCATGTGCAGCGGCGCTTTCACCCTCGCCGAGGCCGGCGTACTCGCCGGACGCCGGGCCACCGTCCACTGGAAATGGGCCGACGAATTCCGCCTCCGGTTTCCCGACGTCGTTCTGGACGAGAACGTGCTGTTCATCGACGACGGCGACATCCTCACCTCCGCGGGCAGTGCCGCCGCGCTCGATCTCGCACTGCACATCGTGCGCACGGACCACGGTACGGACATCGCGACCGCCGTGGCACGCCGACTCGTTTTCGCCGCTCATCGTCCCGGCGGTCAGCGACAGTTCATCGAGCGCCCCATACCTCGCGACACCGGATCGGCACTCTCAGCGGCCCTCGACTGGGCGGAACGGCACGCCACCGAGTCCATCGGCGTCGGAGACATCGCACGACGCGCGGCCATGAGCCCCGCCACCCTGCACCGCCGGTTTCGCGCGGAGATCGGCCGCACCCCGTTGGAATGGTTGTCCGCCCTACGATTGGCGCATGCCCGCAGACTCCTCGAGACCACGGCGCTGTCTGTCGAGCAGATAGCACACGCAAGTGGCCTAGGCACCTCCGCGAATCTGCGGACTCATCTCACCGCCGAGACCGGGCTGTCGCCCACCACCTATCGTCGGCAGTTCCACAGCTCCGGCCGCGCGTCCAACAGCTCCGTACAAGAAGCGCGGGTATAG
- a CDS encoding Rid family hydrolase — protein sequence MSITKIGRVTGPPAPNIHLGAVCASMVSVCLTAPEKSGTLAEQTGQILEIIDGHLREAGSSRAKLLMVQVWLAHMDEFPAFRDVWNGWIDPDHVPALSVVQAAASRRDSLVEIRAYGAP from the coding sequence GTGAGCATCACGAAGATCGGACGGGTAACGGGACCGCCGGCGCCGAACATCCACCTCGGCGCGGTCTGCGCCTCGATGGTGTCGGTCTGCCTCACGGCCCCGGAAAAGTCGGGCACGCTGGCCGAGCAAACCGGCCAGATACTCGAGATCATCGACGGCCATCTGCGAGAAGCCGGCTCGTCGCGCGCGAAGCTACTGATGGTTCAGGTCTGGTTGGCTCACATGGATGAGTTCCCGGCGTTCCGCGACGTGTGGAACGGTTGGATAGACCCCGACCATGTTCCCGCGCTCTCGGTGGTGCAGGCTGCGGCGTCGCGCCGAGACTCGTTGGTCGAGATCCGCGCCTACGGCGCGCCCTGA
- a CDS encoding 4a-hydroxytetrahydrobiopterin dehydratase, producing the protein MTVFDDDALHAMLAGIPQWSGDSKGISRTVEAADFRTAIMIVDDVAEAAEEANHHPDIDIRYRTLTFHLSTHSAGGVTSADVDLARSIDAIVNSHGATSDT; encoded by the coding sequence ATGACTGTGTTCGACGACGACGCACTGCACGCCATGCTGGCGGGCATCCCGCAATGGTCGGGCGATTCGAAGGGCATCAGCCGCACGGTCGAAGCGGCAGACTTTCGTACCGCCATCATGATCGTCGACGACGTCGCTGAGGCGGCCGAGGAAGCCAACCACCATCCGGACATCGACATCCGCTACCGAACGCTCACGTTCCACTTGTCCACCCATTCGGCGGGTGGCGTCACCAGCGCCGACGTCGACCTCGCACGCTCTATCGACGCGATCGTCAACAGCCACGGCGCCACTTCGGACACCTGA
- a CDS encoding DinB family protein, whose translation MKVYLADERALLEGLLDAQRAEIAKLLDNIDDAEAQLRLVPSLTTPLGLVKHATFVEKVWFHSRVAGVSRGQLGLPDAIDDSFTIEPEDTIEGVRQAFLDACDHSRAVAAAHDLDEQFPWHQGPVNLRFIYGHMIAELARHAGHGDILTEQIRARRAASLTNSGTSTTKE comes from the coding sequence ATGAAGGTCTACCTGGCAGACGAGCGGGCACTCCTCGAAGGGCTCCTCGACGCACAGCGGGCGGAGATCGCGAAGCTTCTCGACAACATCGACGATGCCGAGGCCCAACTGCGTCTGGTTCCGTCGCTGACCACGCCGCTCGGGCTGGTCAAGCACGCGACATTCGTCGAAAAGGTGTGGTTCCACTCCCGAGTCGCGGGAGTCTCCCGTGGGCAGCTGGGCCTGCCGGACGCCATCGACGACAGCTTCACCATCGAGCCGGAGGACACCATCGAAGGGGTCCGGCAGGCATTCCTCGACGCATGTGACCACTCACGCGCCGTCGCCGCGGCTCATGACCTGGACGAGCAGTTCCCCTGGCATCAAGGTCCGGTGAACTTGCGTTTCATATACGGGCACATGATCGCCGAACTGGCCCGGCATGCCGGTCACGGTGACATCCTGACCGAGCAAATCCGGGCACGACGGGCGGCATCACTCACCAACTCCGGCACTTCGACGACAAAGGAATAG
- a CDS encoding GNAT family N-acetyltransferase: MTSPDRLLAAYDDQLRTDAETPSAVSVIRHGPLRLITFPGGRGFVTYRDLGGADASTIRQLVGDALAHYRADADINRVEWKTRGHDHAPGLHEALLENGFDRGETESIMIGEAQALATDVALPDGVALRRVVEGADVRAMCAMQDEVFGDDLGMQMVEALMRRLSFGDGMELWVAEAEGRVISAGRLEPVKGTEFAGIWGGATREEWRGRGIYRALTAARASSALAHGKRLINSDSTEYSRPILERSGLVKVSTTTPYMWRR, encoded by the coding sequence ATGACAAGCCCTGACCGCCTCCTCGCGGCATACGACGATCAGCTCCGCACTGACGCGGAGACACCCAGCGCGGTCTCGGTCATCCGGCACGGTCCGCTGCGACTGATCACGTTCCCAGGTGGACGCGGCTTCGTCACCTACCGCGACCTCGGCGGAGCGGATGCCAGCACGATCCGGCAGCTCGTCGGCGACGCACTCGCCCACTACCGGGCGGACGCCGATATCAACCGAGTCGAATGGAAGACCCGTGGCCACGACCACGCGCCGGGATTGCACGAAGCGTTGCTGGAGAACGGATTCGATCGCGGCGAGACCGAGTCGATCATGATTGGCGAGGCACAAGCGCTTGCCACCGACGTGGCGTTGCCGGACGGCGTGGCGTTGCGCCGGGTGGTCGAGGGAGCGGATGTCCGTGCGATGTGCGCGATGCAGGACGAAGTCTTTGGTGATGATCTGGGCATGCAGATGGTGGAAGCGCTCATGCGGCGGCTGTCTTTCGGCGACGGTATGGAGTTATGGGTGGCCGAGGCAGAGGGGCGGGTGATCAGCGCCGGGCGGCTCGAACCGGTGAAGGGGACCGAGTTCGCCGGGATTTGGGGTGGCGCTACCCGCGAGGAATGGCGGGGGCGTGGAATCTATCGCGCGTTGACCGCCGCGCGGGCAAGCTCGGCACTCGCGCACGGTAAGAGACTGATCAATAGTGACTCGACCGAGTATTCACGTCCGATTCTCGAACGTTCCGGGTTGGTCAAGGTGTCGACGACGACGCCCTACATGTGGCGGCGCTGA
- a CDS encoding cation transporter: protein MKNSRTVTRLILLSIWVALFWAAAAIVWGLSVSSQMIVFDGLYSLISVLLSTLSLLAFRVIRKGQSKRFPFGRDALEPLTIIVKAIAIGSLCVYALIVAVMDLLAGGRDIDTGWAVAYAAAATTGCGIVAFYLHRKQRAVRSDLLRAETTQWLMDTVLSAGVLAGFILAVILERLGHEAAANYIDPAMVALVCLLFLVMPARLLGQGLREVLQMAPPADIEGRLRNCIDAIEQRYGFDDSYLRSTKIGGQLVLEVDFVVGEETSARSVESLDTIRQDITDDLGDLGYDLWLSASFTGDRRWAE, encoded by the coding sequence GTGAAGAACTCGCGGACTGTCACCCGCCTGATTCTCTTGTCCATTTGGGTGGCGCTTTTCTGGGCGGCTGCCGCGATTGTCTGGGGTCTCTCCGTGAGTTCCCAGATGATCGTCTTCGATGGCTTGTACTCACTTATCAGTGTGCTGCTGTCCACTCTTTCGCTCCTAGCATTCCGAGTCATCCGCAAGGGACAGAGCAAGCGTTTCCCATTCGGCCGCGACGCTTTGGAACCATTGACGATTATCGTCAAGGCAATAGCGATCGGATCACTCTGTGTCTACGCGCTGATAGTCGCGGTCATGGACCTGCTGGCAGGCGGTCGTGACATTGACACGGGCTGGGCCGTAGCCTACGCCGCCGCGGCAACCACTGGATGTGGCATTGTCGCGTTCTACCTGCACCGCAAACAGCGCGCCGTGCGATCAGACTTGCTCCGCGCCGAGACCACTCAATGGCTGATGGATACAGTGCTGAGCGCCGGTGTGCTCGCCGGCTTCATCCTGGCCGTGATCCTGGAACGGCTCGGTCACGAGGCGGCCGCCAATTACATCGACCCGGCAATGGTGGCATTGGTGTGCCTGCTATTCCTGGTGATGCCGGCCCGGCTGCTGGGTCAGGGATTGCGCGAAGTGCTTCAAATGGCTCCTCCCGCCGATATCGAAGGGCGGTTGCGCAATTGCATCGACGCCATCGAGCAGCGGTATGGATTCGACGACTCATATCTGCGCAGCACGAAAATCGGCGGGCAACTCGTACTCGAGGTCGACTTCGTGGTGGGTGAGGAGACGTCAGCGAGATCGGTGGAATCGCTCGACACAATTCGCCAAGACATCACCGACGATCTCGGGGATCTCGGATACGACCTGTGGCTCTCCGCCTCGTTTACCGGCGATCGCAGGTGGGCTGAATAG
- a CDS encoding GNAT family N-acetyltransferase: protein MINDLWPTFHLTITTAHLRLRLPREAEIAQLAELAGRGIHRRSERPFLTPWTDGSAKDRAEIVLQSHWSELAEWTVDDWALGMGIFTDTGEPVGMVTLRAKDFSVVREVTTSSWLGLPHHGRGFGTEARKGVLTLAFDHLGAEAARSEVFQDNHASQAVSRKLGYEPDGISRDARGSEVLTSDRLRLSRSRWADVPSGGIVVDGIDACRHMFNR, encoded by the coding sequence GTGATCAACGATCTCTGGCCAACATTTCACCTCACCATCACCACCGCGCATCTCCGGTTGCGCCTACCCCGAGAGGCGGAGATCGCTCAGCTCGCGGAACTAGCCGGACGGGGCATCCACCGTCGTTCAGAGCGCCCCTTCCTCACACCATGGACCGACGGCTCCGCAAAGGATCGAGCGGAGATCGTATTGCAAAGTCACTGGAGCGAACTGGCCGAGTGGACGGTCGATGACTGGGCCCTCGGGATGGGAATATTCACCGACACCGGCGAGCCGGTCGGCATGGTCACTCTGCGCGCAAAAGACTTCTCAGTCGTGCGCGAGGTGACCACGTCGTCGTGGCTGGGCCTCCCACACCACGGGCGGGGATTCGGAACCGAGGCTCGCAAGGGCGTCCTCACCTTGGCCTTCGACCACCTCGGCGCCGAAGCGGCACGAAGCGAGGTCTTTCAGGACAACCACGCCTCACAGGCGGTGTCCCGCAAGCTGGGGTACGAACCCGATGGGATCTCGCGCGACGCGAGAGGGTCCGAGGTTTTGACGTCTGACCGGCTGCGCCTGAGCCGTTCTCGGTGGGCCGACGTCCCGTCCGGCGGCATCGTGGTCGACGGTATCGACGCGTGCCGCCACATGTTCAACAGATGA
- a CDS encoding PadR family transcriptional regulator, with protein sequence MAPPPTRQLVLAIVRLLQPVHGYDVRRELMSWGAEDWANIAPGSIYGALKTLEQDGLISVVDTSRDGHRPARTTYRVTDEGEKQYHSMLRDAWWDAKPAPHPLLAAVAQLPFSNHDDVLAALKARQHRLTSDILVAEREIERIQSGSGDPLHDTPFHVSAMHRLNIALAKAELAWAQDMVHRIKSGDQGVWSWEGPGNPPSSSAGPVP encoded by the coding sequence ATGGCGCCACCACCCACCCGGCAACTCGTACTCGCGATCGTCCGGCTTCTCCAGCCGGTTCATGGCTACGACGTGCGTCGGGAGCTGATGTCGTGGGGTGCCGAAGACTGGGCGAACATCGCGCCGGGCTCGATCTACGGCGCGCTCAAAACGCTTGAGCAAGACGGGTTGATCAGCGTGGTCGACACCTCGCGCGACGGCCACCGACCGGCTCGTACAACGTACCGGGTCACCGACGAGGGCGAGAAACAGTACCACTCGATGCTCCGCGATGCTTGGTGGGACGCCAAGCCAGCGCCGCATCCGCTGCTGGCCGCCGTCGCGCAACTGCCGTTCTCCAATCACGATGATGTCCTCGCCGCGCTCAAAGCCCGCCAGCACAGGCTGACCAGCGACATACTGGTCGCGGAGCGGGAAATCGAACGGATCCAGAGCGGTAGCGGAGACCCGCTGCACGACACTCCGTTCCACGTTTCTGCCATGCACCGCCTGAACATCGCACTCGCCAAGGCGGAACTGGCCTGGGCGCAAGACATGGTCCACCGCATCAAGTCCGGCGACCAAGGCGTCTGGTCTTGGGAAGGGCCCGGAAATCCCCCGTCGAGTTCAGCCGGACCAGTACCCTGA
- a CDS encoding fumarate reductase/succinate dehydrogenase flavoprotein subunit: MTDPSSIERHSYDVLVVGAGGAGLRAAIAAHDAGARVAIICKSLLGKAHTVMAEGGAAAAMGNVYSEDNWRVHFRDTMRGGKMLNHWRMAQLHAQEAPDRIHELEDWGALFDRTPDGLISQRDFGGHRYARLAHVGDRTGLELIRTLQQRAVALGIDVYMECTITKLFQSGGRISGAFGYWRESGRFIAFEAPTVVLATGGIGKSYKVTSNSWEYTGDGHALALEAGASLVNMEFVQFHPTGMVWPPSVKGILVTESVRGDGGVLRNSEGRRFMFDYIPEFFKSETADNEDEADRWYEDKTNNRRPPELLPRDEVARAINAEVKAGRGSPHGGVFLDIASRRSEEFIKRRLPSMYHQFKELADVDITAEPMEVGPTCHYVMGGVAVDADTEESIVPGLYAAGEVAGGMHGANRLGGNSLSDLLVFGRRAGTSAAEAAAALAGERPTIPDDDIRAAAEAALAPFERQGGENAYTVQQDLQDIMHRLVGIIRKADEMEQALEELDTLNERCSRLSVEGHRQYNPGWHLALDLHNMLRVSQCIAMAALERTESRGGHTRDDFPATEDSWATVNLHCVLDDDGSVAVRHEELPSMPDELRTLFEDK; encoded by the coding sequence ATGACCGACCCCAGCAGCATCGAACGCCACAGTTACGACGTATTGGTCGTCGGCGCCGGCGGGGCGGGCCTGCGCGCAGCGATCGCCGCCCACGATGCCGGCGCCAGAGTTGCCATCATCTGCAAGTCGCTGCTCGGCAAGGCCCACACCGTCATGGCCGAAGGTGGTGCCGCGGCCGCGATGGGCAATGTGTACTCCGAAGACAACTGGCGGGTGCACTTCCGTGACACCATGCGTGGCGGGAAGATGCTCAACCACTGGCGAATGGCCCAGTTGCACGCCCAGGAAGCCCCTGACCGTATTCACGAGCTCGAAGACTGGGGCGCGCTGTTCGACCGCACGCCTGACGGCCTGATCTCCCAGCGCGACTTCGGTGGCCACCGCTATGCCCGGCTGGCGCACGTCGGCGACCGCACGGGCCTCGAGCTCATCCGCACGTTGCAGCAGCGCGCCGTAGCCCTGGGCATCGACGTCTACATGGAATGCACCATCACCAAGCTCTTCCAGAGCGGCGGGCGTATCTCCGGTGCGTTCGGCTACTGGCGCGAGAGTGGCCGGTTCATCGCCTTCGAAGCCCCCACCGTCGTACTCGCCACCGGCGGCATCGGCAAGTCCTACAAGGTCACATCCAACTCGTGGGAGTACACCGGCGACGGCCACGCACTGGCGCTGGAGGCGGGCGCGTCGCTGGTCAATATGGAGTTCGTCCAGTTCCACCCCACCGGAATGGTCTGGCCACCGTCGGTCAAGGGCATCCTGGTCACCGAGTCGGTCCGTGGTGACGGCGGGGTCCTGCGCAACAGCGAAGGCCGCCGGTTCATGTTCGACTACATCCCCGAGTTCTTCAAGTCCGAAACGGCGGACAACGAAGACGAGGCCGATCGCTGGTACGAAGACAAGACCAACAATCGCCGCCCGCCGGAACTGCTCCCTCGTGACGAGGTCGCTCGTGCCATCAACGCCGAGGTCAAAGCCGGTCGTGGCTCACCACACGGCGGGGTTTTCCTCGACATCGCTTCGCGGCGCTCCGAAGAGTTCATCAAGCGGCGGCTACCGTCGATGTACCACCAATTCAAAGAGCTGGCGGACGTCGACATCACCGCTGAGCCGATGGAAGTCGGCCCCACCTGTCATTACGTCATGGGTGGCGTCGCCGTCGATGCCGACACCGAGGAATCCATCGTGCCGGGCCTGTACGCCGCCGGTGAGGTTGCCGGCGGTATGCACGGAGCCAACCGGCTGGGCGGCAACTCCCTCTCCGATCTACTCGTTTTCGGACGGCGCGCCGGAACAAGCGCGGCCGAGGCCGCGGCGGCGCTGGCCGGAGAGCGGCCCACCATCCCGGACGACGACATCCGGGCCGCGGCCGAGGCCGCGCTCGCACCGTTCGAGCGCCAGGGCGGAGAGAACGCCTACACCGTGCAGCAAGACCTGCAGGACATCATGCACCGCCTCGTCGGGATCATCCGCAAGGCCGACGAGATGGAACAGGCCCTCGAGGAACTCGACACACTCAACGAGCGTTGTTCGCGGCTGAGCGTGGAGGGTCATCGCCAATACAACCCCGGCTGGCACCTGGCGTTGGACCTCCACAACATGTTGCGGGTGTCCCAGTGCATCGCGATGGCGGCTCTGGAACGCACCGAGAGCCGCGGTGGGCATACCCGCGACGATTTCCCCGCCACCGAAGATTCCTGGGCCACCGTCAACCTGCACTGCGTGCTCGACGACGACGGATCCGTCGCCGTCCGGCACGAGGAACTGCCCAGCATGCCCGACGAGCTGCGCACGCTGTTCGAGGACAAGTGA
- a CDS encoding succinate dehydrogenase/fumarate reductase iron-sulfur subunit, with product MGYDLNMKVWRGDESGGDLADYVVPVEEGEVVLDALHRLQATQAGDLAVRWNCKAGKCGSCSAEINGKPRLTCMTRLSLFEPDETITVTPLRTFPVVRDLVTDVSYNYEKAKKVPALSPEPRQPDGTYRMQQEDVERGQEFRKCIECFLCQSVCHVIRDHEDNKEAFSGPRLFLRYAELEMHPLETGDHREAAKAEAGVGLCNITKCCTEVCPESIKITDNAIIPVKERVVDRSYDPLVWLGSKIFRRSSSDD from the coding sequence ATGGGCTACGACCTGAACATGAAAGTCTGGCGCGGCGACGAATCCGGCGGCGACCTGGCCGACTACGTCGTTCCCGTCGAGGAAGGCGAAGTTGTCCTGGACGCGCTGCACCGGCTGCAGGCGACCCAGGCCGGCGACCTCGCCGTCCGCTGGAACTGCAAGGCCGGCAAATGTGGCTCGTGTAGCGCCGAGATCAACGGCAAGCCGCGGCTGACCTGCATGACGCGGCTGTCGCTGTTCGAGCCGGACGAGACCATCACCGTCACGCCGCTGCGCACGTTCCCGGTGGTTCGCGACCTCGTCACCGACGTCTCGTACAACTACGAGAAGGCCAAGAAGGTCCCCGCGCTGTCTCCCGAGCCACGCCAGCCCGACGGCACGTACCGGATGCAGCAGGAAGATGTGGAACGGGGTCAGGAGTTCCGCAAGTGCATCGAGTGTTTCCTGTGCCAGTCGGTGTGTCATGTCATTCGCGACCACGAAGACAACAAGGAAGCATTCTCGGGCCCACGGCTCTTCCTGCGCTACGCCGAACTCGAGATGCATCCCCTCGAAACCGGTGACCACCGCGAAGCGGCCAAGGCCGAGGCCGGTGTAGGGCTGTGCAACATCACCAAGTGCTGCACTGAGGTGTGCCCGGAGAGCATCAAGATCACCGACAACGCCATCATTCCGGTCAAGGAACGTGTCGTCGACCGCTCTTACGATCCGCTGGTCTGGCTGGGTTCGAAGATCTTCCGGCGCTCGTCGTCCGACGACTGA